One region of Primulina tabacum isolate GXHZ01 chromosome 1, ASM2559414v2, whole genome shotgun sequence genomic DNA includes:
- the LOC142539987 gene encoding LOW QUALITY PROTEIN: ferric reduction oxidase 4-like (The sequence of the model RefSeq protein was modified relative to this genomic sequence to represent the inferred CDS: inserted 1 base in 1 codon), with the protein MKSPAAWQIFFLMVFVGYIFMWTMLPTKVYKYSWTPDFKKALNSTYFREQGTNLLLFSFPIMLIAVLGCVYLHFKKKSNYQSNWRCFRPLRRPALVTWPLGVVSAVEVTFAAMFLALLIWSLGNYLYVSFGHLHMRPGVEVWKLKFRSVSLRLGYLGNTCWAFLFFPVTRWSSLLPLVGLTSESSIKYHIWLGHISNALFAAHSIGFMIYWXALTGQMYLMLEWSSTYLSNVAGVIAFVISLGIWVTSFDRVRRKAFEVFFYAHHLYILFVFFYLFHVGVAYTCLILPGIFLFIIDRYLRFLQSRRRSRLVSTRLLPNGTLELNFAKNPDLSYSLTSVLFLHVPSICKLQWHPFTVISNSNLEPHTLSIAIKSEGSWTQKLYAQLSSSSDHLEVSTEGPYGPASFDIMSHEALVMICGGSGIAPFISIIREIIHKTTTEPNVKAPKILLVSAFKNKTDLTMLDLLLPLSGTPSDLSNLQLQIEAYVTRETEKPVEDAKKQIQAKLFKPNPFDSPISPVLGKNSWLCLAAIISSSFVLFLITLGLVTRYHIYPVERRGENYHYSFKILWDMFLVCTCIFVSASVVFLWQKKMISAEGKQIQNVDFATPTTSPASWLCVGDRELESLPHQSLVESTKVHFGERPNLKRILVECKESDVGVLVSGPKSMRHEVAKICASGLAKNLHFESISFSW; encoded by the exons ATGAAATCCCCAGCAGCATGGCAGATTTTCTTCCTCATGGTGTTTGTAGGGTATATTTTTATGTGGACTATGCTTCCTACAAAAGTTTACAAGTATTCTTGGACTCCTGATTTTAAGAAAGCTCTCAACTCCACTTACTTCAGAGAACAAG GGACAAATCTTCTTTTATTCAGTTTTCCAATCATGCTTATTGCTGTTCTTGGATGTGTATATCTACATTTCAAGAAGAAATCGAACTACCAGAG TAATTGGCGCTGTTTCCGACCCCTGAGACGTCCAGCACTGGTGACGTGGCCGTTGGGTGTAGTCAGTGCAGTGGAAGTTACATTTGCAGCCATGTTCCTAGCACTTTTGATCTGGTCCTTGGGGAACTATTTGTATGTTAGCTTTGGGCATCTCCACATGCGACCAGGAGTGGAAGT GTGGAAGTTGAAATTCCGTAGCGTATCCTTGAGGCTCGGATACCTTGGTAACACATGTTGGGCATTCCTGTTTTTTCCCGTGACTCGTTGGTCGTCTCTCTTGCCTTTGGTTGGACTTACGTCAGAGTCTAGTATCAAATATCACATTTGGCTGGGCCATATTTCAAATGCTCTTTTTGCAGCCCACTCCATCGGATTCATGATATACT GGGCATTGACAGGTCAAATGTACCTG ATGCTTGAATGGAGCAGTACTTATTTATCAAATGTAGCTGGAGTAATCGCGTTTGTGATTTCGTTAGGGATTTGGGTCACCAGTTTTGATCGTGTTAGAAGGAAAGCTTTCGAAGTTTTCTTCTACGCTCACCATCTATATATTCTCTTTGTGTTCTTCTACTTGTTCCATGTTGGAGTAGCATATACATGCTTGATTCTCCCCGGAATCTTTCTGTTCATTATCGATAGATACTTGAGGTTCTTACAATCGAGACGCAGGTCTAGATTGGTTTCTACTCGCCTTTTGCCTAATGGTACATTGGAGCTCAACTTTGCCAAGAATCCAG atttGAGTTATAGCCTCACTAGCGTCTTGTTTCTGCATGTTCCAAGCATATGCAAGTTGCAGTGGCATCCGTTTACTGTGATTTCAAACTCTAACCTGGAGCCACATACCCTAAGTATCGCGATTAAAAGCGAGGGAAGTTGGACTCAAAAGCTGTATGCACAGCTTTCTTCTTCTTCCGATCATCTTGAAGTATCAACTGAAGGACCTTATGGACCTGCATCATTTGATATTATGAG CCACGAGGCATTGGTGATGATCTGTGGAGGAAGTGGAATCGCTCCATTCATCTCCATAATACGTGAAATCATCCACAAAACTACAACAGAACCCAACGTTAAAGCTCCGAAAATTCTCCTAGTCTCCGCCTTCAAGAACAAAACCGATCTCACAATGCTCGACCTTCTGCTCCCTTTATCTGGCACCCCTTCAGACCTCTCCAATCTACAATTACAGATTGAAGCATATGTCACAAGAGAAACGGAAAAACCCGTAGAAGATGCCAAGAAACAGATCCAAGCCAAACTGTTCAAGCCTAATCCATTTGATTCCCCAATTTCCCCAGTTCTTGGCAAGAATAGCTGGCTATGTCTTGCTGCGATAATATCATCATCATTTGTCTTGTTTTTGATAACTCTAGGCCTTGTCACGCGCTATCATATCTATCCAGTGGAACGTAGAGGGGAGAATTACCATTACAGCTTCAAGATTCTTTGGGATATGTTTCTTGTATGCACTTGTATCTTTGTATCAGCTAGTGTTGTTTTCTTGTGGCAAAAGAAGATGATTTCTGCTGAAGGGAAGCAGATTCAGAATGTTGATTTCGCGACACCGACCACATCGCCTGCTTCTTGGTTATGTGTTGGGGATAGGGAGCTTGAAAGCCTTCCTCATCAGTCTCTTGTTGAGTCCACTAAGGTGCATTTTGGTGAAAGACCTAATCTGAAGA GGATACTCGTTGAATGCAAAGAGTCCGATGTTGGAGTTCTGGTGAGTGGCCCTAAGAGCATGAGACATGAAGTCGCTAAAATATGCGCGTCTGGTTTGGCCAAAAACCTGCATTTTGAGTccatcagtttcagttggtga